The following coding sequences lie in one Halorarum halophilum genomic window:
- a CDS encoding outer membrane protein assembly factor BamB family protein — protein MNERGRWRAVGLALLVVLSTVAASGVAGAFPESAGQPTDLDQSNPSATLGESTAFADWPTSGHDSGRSGHDPNASGPATDVDARWVFEAENLTRNEPAAVADGRVFVPTRDGLRVLDNETGEQLWAVSDLTVDHVSVSEDVAVVTTSGYNEESVRAYDVTDGMELWTVTDFEARSSVASNGTVYVERYYQNVDEVRLYAFDLATGDELWSVQHADDVGGGLSADGDTVYATWKLSDSWDREYAVFALDASDGSERWRFEVEGRITMAPTVVNGTVYVGAGDEVEFGGDVYDPKFYALNASDGHVEWIHDAHARPNGAAVANGTVYVSMGNGIHALDAASGERQWVHRMAGDIDVGLVYTTIDANPPAVADGVVYATNDRGFVDAIDGNTGDVLWTYRVEGQATDPVIADERVYVHTTDEEDVTDDDIVRVYALEAEPFAFSGLTTSTTTPAPGELVAVDVTVENVDDEAREYDLSLMADPPLHVDWWATDRVNGTLNAGESKTFTFETRLNTSGSWNLSIKRDLEVGPSTESVTVEVIHSTPVDDWPTWKFDAGLTGSNPDAVAPKHHLQERWNVNNFHRDTRPVVADGTAYVVHSQRRDGENTIFSLAAYDVDTGVREWEFNVSDRNRLPAGSATVEEDTVYLYTTPFNFDGNGVDGDGTVFALNASDGGVEWTHDTSLNRSLTSDQAPIVADGRVYVAGGTYEPNTDQYANASVIALSATDGSVAWTYDRTERSTTELFHGIAVADGTVYAALQNEEWVDSSRVHYDDLVAIDASSGTARWSTESRPFNLDLTEQPVVSGDLVYVINQTAGADGDAEPELHALNVSDGGERWRFVPHGLDETADGWRLFDPVVTDDAVFLRQYELGNGISYDRSHLYRIDAADGALDWNWSTAYPSTLLAVDGLLYIGEGDDEPTHLYDAQTGEYYGSTDITARASGTVLAVANGTLFTVEQSGQPLRVLAEGGHFEFTDLAVDSEWVDMGENVTVTATVTNRGTMARSWNANLLVSPDEDRQDHHVWNYPSRDGTLAPGESETATWTVRLDERGDYVFTLQPNYEDTGMNAYLADRTAGVTVSAGDSRDGETIPFIGPREMPSGPDAWPKESLDAGNTGNNTGTGAPTAVGGDIVNWSVNHSYEWTTGPTLANETVFVGGNHVSGGAFVYAFNATDGELQWQYLTYSASDVVVPPTYAGGYVYTATSDGRVYQFDAATGERLWTYNGLGDVGGITVVDDVAYVSGYAYVDSADSGTVHALNASTREVLWTFTRASSYYGMNVKPAVENGTVYVTSDDGYTYALDAATGGVVWNQSIAGTGSSLHSPVVEDGVVYVDDAEWDSTVASIYALDATDGSPIWSAPANVDGYTGSSPALVNDTLYFTADGAVRAIDATGGDELWSTQICSAVRYSPVYADGVVYVPTTDSAIRAYDADTGDLMWRYDAYDEHAFTPAVVDGLLYTTGLENDDNTYSLLALEGGPTNQSKTLFDYYGLTVSSENVSTGQSFTVSATVENQGDAACGYTASLKVDDSVVDTTAGTVGTGYNDDDLIEVTHSFSSTGTYNVSIEDLPPVEVTVTEPQPDVDVTPSSWDYGTAEVDAWVYKDFEVTNLGQGDLHWSDSVITGPDADEFSITSDDSQTYSFLWSGGSGYVRVYLTSETPGTKTATLEIHTDDPDEPVVSVPLTGTVEGGQANVQVTPSTLDFGDVTVGSTAEANVTVENVGDTTLTFDGVTLGSSDFGSFDVVAGDTQLALGPGESHNVTVEFAPTSENPDTATLTVNTDDPNDPAVHVMLSGTGTAEPVPDIDVSPSSHYFESVPVDDTETTTFAVTNTGDAALDVTGFTVAGANASDFTVQSSPFTVAPGGTETVAVEFAPTTLGTKSATVEVASTDADEPTVVLELGGQAIDATPPTLDIVDVAGSNEAGDTVYANGTVTVEVNATDEHSSIESVLVGLDSEDAEFVAIENATFDATAGNWTATFDSDDMPDDGNYSVAALATDAAGNQNVVFGTETVVVDRTRPQLGASLSRLDGTTAAVNLTASEPLQTGSIDVTVTRPDGTDTSVTMTGTGTEWNGTFGIDEDGRYEIDATGVDHAGNQGSDNATATFRNLTTTNRTVTVVLEPSGTFVRFNTSADVDDTYVVLTDSRTPLAPLGNDRAGLNFLRAQLGAQLTDNLTDATIGVPVDELRLPRGAGKGDVNLSYFNRTTKEWEDLGTEIRTVTVNGTTGEYWVTSVAHFSTYGTVVTDTRAPTLDGAGPTGTLAAGTTRTDVRFDYSDDISGVDASSVQFEFDGEPADASRLSVTKRYASYDATGLSAGSYDATVTVADGAGNVETFTHSFTIAAASSGGSSGGNDDGNNDSGNDNDGNDDGDSSDSEDDPTPTPSPTRTPSPTPTDRPTSTPTADGTESPTATSTATETTSPREPTPTTTTTRTTTPGFTAGTALLALLAAIALVVRRRR, from the coding sequence GTGAACGAACGCGGGAGGTGGCGGGCGGTCGGACTGGCCCTGCTCGTCGTCCTCTCGACGGTGGCCGCGAGCGGAGTCGCGGGTGCCTTCCCCGAGAGTGCCGGACAACCGACCGATCTTGATCAATCGAACCCCTCGGCAACTCTCGGCGAATCGACCGCGTTCGCCGACTGGCCGACCTCGGGCCACGACTCGGGACGCTCCGGGCACGACCCGAACGCGTCCGGGCCAGCAACCGACGTCGACGCCCGGTGGGTGTTCGAGGCCGAGAACCTGACCCGGAACGAGCCCGCAGCCGTCGCGGACGGTCGGGTGTTCGTTCCAACGCGTGACGGGCTCCGGGTCCTCGACAACGAGACCGGTGAGCAGCTATGGGCCGTCAGCGACCTCACCGTCGATCACGTTTCCGTCTCCGAGGACGTGGCCGTGGTTACGACGAGCGGCTACAACGAGGAATCGGTCAGGGCCTACGACGTCACTGACGGCATGGAGCTCTGGACCGTGACCGACTTCGAGGCCCGGTCGTCGGTCGCCTCGAACGGGACGGTCTACGTCGAGCGGTACTACCAAAACGTCGACGAGGTCCGACTGTACGCGTTCGACCTCGCGACGGGCGACGAGCTGTGGTCGGTCCAGCACGCCGATGACGTAGGCGGCGGTCTGTCGGCCGACGGGGACACCGTCTACGCGACGTGGAAGCTCTCCGATAGCTGGGACCGCGAGTACGCAGTGTTCGCGCTGGACGCCTCCGACGGAAGCGAGCGCTGGCGGTTCGAGGTCGAAGGTCGAATCACGATGGCGCCGACCGTCGTGAACGGCACGGTGTACGTCGGTGCCGGGGACGAGGTGGAGTTCGGGGGCGATGTGTACGATCCGAAGTTCTACGCGCTGAACGCCTCCGACGGCCACGTCGAGTGGATTCACGACGCACACGCCCGTCCGAACGGCGCCGCGGTGGCGAACGGGACGGTCTACGTCTCGATGGGCAACGGAATCCACGCGCTCGATGCGGCCAGCGGTGAGCGTCAGTGGGTCCACCGGATGGCCGGCGACATCGACGTCGGACTCGTCTACACGACGATAGACGCGAACCCGCCCGCCGTCGCCGACGGCGTCGTTTACGCGACCAACGATCGGGGATTCGTCGACGCCATCGATGGCAATACGGGCGACGTGCTCTGGACCTATCGAGTCGAGGGACAGGCAACCGACCCCGTCATCGCTGACGAACGCGTGTACGTCCACACGACCGACGAGGAAGACGTGACCGACGATGACATCGTCCGCGTCTACGCCCTGGAGGCGGAGCCATTCGCGTTCTCCGGGCTGACGACGTCGACCACGACCCCCGCGCCGGGCGAACTCGTCGCCGTAGACGTGACCGTCGAGAACGTCGACGACGAGGCTCGCGAATACGATCTCTCGCTGATGGCCGACCCGCCGCTGCACGTGGACTGGTGGGCTACGGACCGGGTGAACGGGACGTTGAACGCCGGCGAGTCGAAGACGTTCACGTTCGAAACGCGATTGAACACCTCCGGGTCCTGGAACCTCTCGATCAAGCGCGACCTGGAGGTCGGCCCATCTACTGAGTCTGTCACTGTCGAGGTGATCCATTCCACCCCGGTCGACGACTGGCCCACCTGGAAGTTCGACGCCGGTCTCACTGGGAGCAACCCGGACGCAGTCGCACCGAAGCATCACCTCCAGGAACGGTGGAACGTCAACAACTTCCACCGAGACACCCGCCCTGTCGTCGCCGATGGGACCGCCTATGTCGTCCACAGCCAGCGCCGAGACGGTGAGAACACCATCTTCAGCCTGGCCGCCTACGACGTCGATACCGGGGTCCGGGAGTGGGAGTTCAACGTCTCCGACCGCAACCGTCTCCCGGCCGGATCTGCGACCGTCGAGGAGGACACGGTCTACCTCTACACGACGCCGTTCAACTTCGACGGGAACGGTGTGGACGGCGACGGTACGGTGTTCGCGCTGAATGCGAGCGACGGTGGCGTCGAGTGGACTCACGACACCTCGCTGAACCGGTCGCTGACGTCCGACCAGGCGCCGATCGTCGCCGACGGGCGCGTTTACGTTGCCGGCGGGACCTACGAACCGAACACGGATCAGTACGCGAACGCCTCCGTTATCGCGCTGAGCGCGACCGACGGGTCGGTCGCCTGGACGTACGATCGAACCGAACGCAGTACAACGGAGCTCTTCCACGGTATCGCCGTCGCGGACGGCACCGTCTATGCGGCCCTTCAGAACGAGGAGTGGGTGGACAGTTCCAGGGTACATTACGACGATCTCGTCGCGATCGACGCTTCCAGCGGCACGGCGCGATGGTCGACCGAGTCGCGACCGTTCAACCTCGACCTGACCGAGCAGCCGGTAGTTAGTGGCGACCTTGTCTACGTCATCAACCAGACCGCTGGCGCCGACGGCGACGCGGAGCCAGAACTCCACGCGCTGAACGTCTCCGACGGGGGCGAGCGATGGCGCTTCGTCCCGCACGGCCTCGACGAGACCGCCGACGGCTGGCGGCTCTTCGACCCCGTCGTCACCGACGACGCCGTCTTCCTCCGCCAGTACGAGCTGGGGAACGGCATCTCCTACGACAGGTCACACCTCTACCGGATCGACGCAGCCGATGGCGCGCTCGACTGGAACTGGAGCACGGCCTACCCGTCGACACTGCTCGCCGTCGACGGGCTGCTCTACATCGGCGAGGGCGACGACGAACCGACGCACCTCTACGACGCACAGACCGGGGAGTACTACGGCAGTACGGACATTACCGCGCGGGCATCGGGGACGGTACTCGCTGTCGCGAACGGCACGCTGTTCACGGTCGAGCAGTCCGGACAACCGCTGCGTGTACTGGCCGAGGGCGGCCATTTCGAGTTCACAGACCTCGCTGTCGACTCGGAATGGGTCGACATGGGCGAGAACGTCACGGTCACGGCGACGGTGACGAACCGCGGGACGATGGCCCGGTCGTGGAACGCGAACCTCCTCGTATCCCCGGACGAGGATCGCCAAGACCACCACGTCTGGAACTACCCGTCCCGCGACGGGACGCTCGCCCCGGGCGAGAGCGAGACCGCCACCTGGACGGTCCGCCTCGACGAGCGCGGCGACTACGTGTTCACTCTGCAACCGAACTACGAGGACACGGGGATGAACGCGTACCTCGCCGACCGCACTGCCGGCGTCACGGTCAGTGCCGGCGACTCCCGCGACGGCGAGACCATCCCGTTCATCGGGCCGCGCGAGATGCCGTCCGGGCCCGACGCCTGGCCGAAGGAGAGCCTCGACGCCGGGAACACCGGCAACAACACCGGGACCGGCGCGCCGACCGCGGTCGGCGGCGATATCGTGAACTGGTCCGTGAACCACTCCTACGAATGGACGACCGGCCCGACGCTGGCGAACGAGACGGTGTTCGTCGGTGGAAACCACGTCAGCGGCGGCGCGTTCGTCTACGCGTTCAACGCGACCGACGGCGAGTTGCAGTGGCAGTACCTGACCTACTCCGCGAGCGACGTCGTGGTCCCGCCGACCTACGCCGGCGGCTACGTCTACACCGCTACGTCCGACGGCAGGGTCTACCAGTTCGACGCCGCGACCGGCGAGCGGCTCTGGACGTACAACGGGCTGGGGGACGTCGGCGGCATCACCGTCGTGGACGACGTCGCGTACGTCTCGGGATACGCGTACGTTGACTCGGCGGACTCGGGCACCGTCCACGCACTGAACGCCTCCACGCGGGAGGTCCTCTGGACGTTCACGCGGGCGAGCTCGTACTACGGGATGAACGTGAAGCCGGCCGTCGAGAATGGGACGGTCTACGTCACGAGCGACGACGGCTACACCTACGCGCTGGACGCGGCCACCGGCGGAGTGGTGTGGAATCAGTCGATCGCCGGTACCGGGTCGAGCCTCCACTCGCCGGTCGTCGAGGACGGCGTCGTCTACGTCGACGACGCTGAGTGGGACAGTACCGTCGCGAGCATCTACGCGCTGGACGCAACGGACGGGAGCCCCATCTGGAGCGCTCCCGCGAACGTCGACGGCTACACCGGATCGTCGCCCGCGCTGGTGAACGACACGCTGTACTTCACCGCCGACGGAGCCGTCCGGGCCATCGACGCGACCGGTGGCGACGAGCTGTGGAGCACCCAGATCTGCTCGGCCGTCAGGTACTCTCCCGTCTACGCAGATGGGGTCGTGTACGTCCCCACGACGGACAGCGCCATCAGGGCCTACGACGCCGACACCGGCGATCTGATGTGGCGCTACGACGCCTACGACGAACACGCGTTCACGCCGGCCGTCGTCGATGGCCTGCTATACACGACGGGTCTGGAGAACGACGACAACACGTACTCGCTCCTTGCACTGGAGGGCGGCCCAACGAACCAGTCGAAGACGCTCTTCGACTACTACGGACTGACGGTGTCGAGCGAGAACGTGTCCACCGGCCAGTCGTTCACCGTCTCCGCGACGGTCGAGAACCAGGGCGACGCAGCCTGTGGGTACACTGCGAGTCTCAAAGTGGACGACAGCGTCGTCGACACGACCGCCGGTACGGTCGGCACCGGCTACAACGACGACGATCTGATCGAGGTCACCCACTCGTTCTCGAGTACCGGGACTTACAACGTCTCCATCGAGGACCTGCCGCCGGTCGAGGTGACCGTGACGGAGCCCCAACCCGACGTGGACGTCACGCCATCGAGCTGGGATTACGGCACCGCCGAGGTCGACGCGTGGGTGTACAAGGACTTCGAGGTAACGAACCTGGGACAGGGGGACCTCCACTGGTCCGATTCGGTGATCACCGGCCCGGACGCCGACGAGTTCTCGATCACCTCCGACGATTCGCAGACGTACTCCTTCCTCTGGTCGGGAGGTAGCGGATACGTGCGCGTATATCTGACCTCGGAAACTCCCGGTACCAAGACAGCTACGCTCGAGATACACACCGACGACCCCGATGAACCGGTCGTGAGCGTCCCGCTCACCGGCACCGTCGAGGGTGGCCAGGCGAATGTACAGGTCACGCCATCCACGCTCGACTTCGGCGACGTAACCGTCGGCTCGACGGCCGAGGCGAACGTCACCGTCGAGAACGTCGGCGATACGACGCTCACGTTCGACGGCGTGACGCTCGGCTCCTCCGACTTCGGGAGCTTCGACGTCGTCGCCGGGGACACGCAACTGGCGCTGGGTCCCGGCGAATCCCACAACGTAACCGTAGAGTTCGCCCCCACGTCGGAGAATCCGGACACGGCGACGCTGACGGTGAACACCGACGACCCGAACGACCCGGCGGTCCACGTCATGCTGTCCGGAACGGGCACGGCAGAGCCCGTGCCCGACATAGACGTCTCACCAAGTAGTCACTACTTTGAGAGCGTCCCAGTGGACGACACGGAAACCACGACGTTCGCGGTGACCAACACCGGCGACGCCGCGCTGGACGTCACCGGGTTCACCGTCGCCGGAGCGAACGCGAGTGACTTCACGGTGCAGTCGAGTCCGTTCACCGTCGCTCCCGGCGGAACCGAGACGGTCGCCGTCGAGTTCGCACCGACGACGCTCGGGACGAAGTCCGCGACGGTCGAGGTCGCGAGTACCGACGCCGACGAACCGACGGTGGTGCTCGAACTTGGCGGCCAGGCGATCGACGCGACGCCCCCGACGCTCGATATCGTGGACGTCGCCGGGAGCAACGAGGCCGGCGACACGGTCTACGCGAACGGGACCGTCACCGTCGAGGTGAACGCGACGGACGAACACTCCTCGATCGAGAGCGTGTTGGTCGGGTTGGACTCGGAGGACGCCGAGTTCGTCGCCATCGAGAACGCGACGTTCGACGCGACGGCGGGGAACTGGACGGCGACCTTCGACTCGGACGACATGCCGGACGACGGCAACTACTCCGTCGCCGCGCTCGCGACCGACGCTGCCGGCAACCAGAACGTTGTCTTCGGAACCGAGACGGTCGTCGTCGACCGGACGCGGCCCCAGCTCGGCGCGAGCCTCTCGCGACTCGACGGTACGACTGCGGCGGTGAACCTCACGGCGAGCGAACCGCTCCAAACCGGTTCGATAGACGTGACCGTGACGCGACCTGACGGCACCGACACGTCCGTCACGATGACGGGCACCGGAACGGAGTGGAACGGGACGTTCGGCATCGACGAGGATGGCCGATACGAGATCGACGCGACGGGCGTCGACCACGCCGGCAATCAGGGGTCCGACAACGCGACCGCGACCTTCCGGAACCTGACCACGACGAACCGGACGGTCACCGTGGTGCTCGAGCCGTCGGGCACGTTCGTCCGGTTCAACACGAGCGCCGACGTCGACGACACGTACGTCGTGCTCACGGACAGTCGGACGCCCCTCGCGCCGCTGGGGAACGACCGCGCCGGGCTGAACTTCCTGCGCGCCCAGCTGGGCGCGCAGCTGACGGACAACCTCACGGACGCGACCATCGGGGTCCCGGTGGACGAACTGCGACTGCCGCGCGGCGCGGGGAAGGGCGACGTGAACCTCAGCTACTTCAACCGGACGACGAAGGAGTGGGAGGACCTGGGCACGGAGATCCGGACGGTGACCGTCAACGGCACCACGGGCGAGTACTGGGTGACCTCGGTCGCCCACTTCTCGACGTACGGCACCGTCGTCACCGACACCCGCGCGCCGACGCTGGACGGGGCCGGCCCGACCGGGACGCTGGCGGCGGGCACGACGCGGACCGACGTGCGTTTCGACTACAGCGACGACATCAGCGGCGTGGACGCGAGCAGCGTCCAGTTCGAGTTCGACGGGGAACCGGCCGACGCCTCGCGGCTCTCGGTCACGAAGCGCTACGCCTCCTACGACGCGACCGGGCTCTCGGCGGGGTCGTACGACGCGACCGTGACCGTCGCGGACGGCGCCGGCAACGTCGAGACGTTCACGCACTCGTTCACCATCGCCGCTGCGTCCTCCGGTGGAAGTAGTGGCGGAAACGACGACGGGAACAACGACAGCGGGAACGATAACGACGGGAACGACGACGGCGACAGCAGCGACAGCGAGGACGACCCGACACCGACGCCGTCGCCGACCCGGACTCCATCGCCGACGCCGACCGACCGGCCGACGTCGACTCCGACTGCGGATGGAACGGAGTCGCCCACGGCGACGAGCACGGCGACCGAGACGACGTCGCCACGGGAACCCACTCCGACCACGACGACCACGCGGACGACGACTCCCGGGTTCACGGCGGGCACCGCGCTGCTGGCGCTGCTGGCGGCGATCGCGCTCGTCGTTCGGCGACGTCGCTGA
- a CDS encoding TRAM domain-containing protein, whose protein sequence is MEISEDLLCVFAGEVEEQGDSYVIEVPRNEVTIGELDGGGTYRVALLSVEDAGQPEQSDEDRSSDDRRREVRSPDRNRGPSDQPVAEGEQHTVEIEDIGEKGDGIARVDRGFVVIVPDTELRERVTIEITDVTETVAFGEVVERQDYYE, encoded by the coding sequence ATGGAGATCTCCGAGGACTTACTGTGTGTATTCGCGGGCGAGGTAGAGGAGCAGGGCGACTCGTACGTCATCGAGGTGCCCAGGAACGAGGTGACGATCGGGGAACTGGACGGGGGCGGGACGTACCGGGTCGCGCTCCTCTCCGTGGAGGACGCGGGGCAACCGGAGCAGTCCGACGAGGACCGTTCCAGCGACGACCGCCGTCGCGAGGTGCGCTCCCCGGATCGCAACCGTGGGCCATCCGACCAGCCCGTCGCGGAGGGCGAACAGCACACCGTCGAGATCGAGGACATCGGGGAGAAGGGCGACGGGATCGCCCGCGTCGACCGCGGGTTCGTCGTCATCGTCCCCGACACGGAGCTCCGCGAACGGGTCACCATCGAGATCACCGACGTGACCGAGACCGTCGCGTTCGGCGAGGTCGTCGAGCGCCAGGACTACTACGAGTAG
- a CDS encoding flippase activity-associated protein Agl23 has protein sequence MSDDGALPVAPYRLSVPRVVLAVTVLALLVRLVLLGDRVAHFDEARVAWWTMEYMRTGSFEYRYIIHGPFVQHVNTVAFALLGTTDFAARLVVAVIGGLLPLSALLFRERLGGVEVVALALFLAFNPVLLYYSRFFRSTVLVAGFAFVAFGLLVRWVDTRDAWYAHLAVVFVALGFTAKENMVVYLLCWLGAGGLVADTALFRRGDGRTGLDRLRAYRPESLDDLLDRHSPAHVAGHLALALLLFGFVILLFYAPRVGSGDGVGLYAALSNPAQLPTVVEATVDAIRGGFEYWFGHPSDPKCHKDNVIDGYLCFLDRAVTVLRNYALPLMGFAVFGFLAERYAAERPRSLVMFASYWGFVSVLGYPLGTDIFGGWIMVNALVPLAIPAAVGLGTVVRWGGDALASDDRVGVALVLVVLVSVAGMTAVTGVSSSYLHPTADDNELVQYAQPNQEMRPALEDMTRAAHADTTGPDVLVYGSYFVDGDSEAVRTPACIEWFDSLPLAWYLEKEEFAVVCETPETVETAAGNETRVPQSVGAEGTPPVVIARAEHREALGQRLGDGYRVHEFDMRTPGIETVMFVREN, from the coding sequence ATGTCCGACGACGGTGCCCTCCCGGTCGCGCCCTATCGGCTCTCCGTTCCGCGAGTCGTTCTGGCCGTGACCGTCCTCGCCCTCCTCGTCCGCCTCGTCCTCCTCGGGGACCGCGTCGCCCACTTCGACGAGGCCCGCGTCGCCTGGTGGACCATGGAGTACATGCGGACCGGCTCGTTCGAGTACCGCTACATCATCCACGGGCCGTTCGTCCAGCACGTCAACACGGTCGCGTTCGCCCTGCTCGGGACGACGGACTTCGCGGCCCGGCTGGTCGTGGCCGTCATCGGCGGCCTGCTTCCCCTCTCGGCGCTGCTGTTCCGCGAGCGCCTGGGCGGCGTCGAGGTCGTCGCGCTCGCGCTGTTCCTCGCGTTCAACCCCGTCCTGCTGTACTACTCGCGCTTCTTCCGGTCGACCGTCCTCGTCGCCGGCTTCGCCTTCGTCGCCTTCGGCCTCCTCGTGCGGTGGGTCGACACCCGCGACGCGTGGTACGCCCACCTCGCGGTCGTCTTCGTCGCGCTCGGGTTCACCGCGAAGGAGAACATGGTCGTCTACCTGCTCTGCTGGCTCGGCGCCGGCGGGCTGGTCGCCGACACCGCGCTGTTCCGGCGGGGCGACGGCCGGACCGGCCTCGACCGGCTCCGCGCCTACCGCCCCGAGTCGCTCGACGACCTCCTGGATCGTCACTCCCCGGCCCACGTCGCCGGCCACCTCGCGCTGGCCCTCCTCCTCTTCGGCTTCGTCATCCTGCTCTTCTACGCGCCGCGCGTCGGGAGCGGCGACGGCGTCGGCCTCTACGCCGCGCTGAGCAACCCCGCACAGCTCCCGACGGTGGTCGAGGCGACGGTCGACGCCATCCGCGGCGGCTTCGAGTACTGGTTCGGCCACCCCTCCGATCCGAAGTGCCACAAGGACAACGTCATCGACGGCTACCTCTGCTTCCTGGATCGGGCGGTGACCGTCCTCCGGAACTACGCCCTCCCGCTGATGGGCTTTGCCGTCTTCGGCTTCCTGGCCGAGCGGTACGCGGCGGAACGCCCCCGGTCGCTGGTGATGTTCGCCTCCTACTGGGGGTTCGTCTCCGTGCTCGGCTACCCGCTCGGGACCGACATCTTCGGCGGCTGGATCATGGTGAACGCGCTGGTCCCGCTGGCCATCCCGGCGGCGGTCGGCCTCGGTACGGTCGTGCGCTGGGGCGGCGACGCGCTGGCGAGCGACGACCGCGTCGGCGTCGCGCTCGTACTGGTCGTCCTGGTCTCGGTCGCGGGGATGACTGCCGTCACCGGCGTCTCGAGTTCCTACCTCCATCCGACGGCCGACGACAATGAACTCGTCCAGTACGCCCAGCCGAACCAGGAGATGCGACCGGCCCTCGAGGACATGACCCGGGCCGCCCACGCCGACACCACCGGCCCGGATGTGCTCGTCTACGGTTCCTACTTCGTCGACGGGGACAGCGAGGCCGTCCGCACGCCCGCGTGCATCGAGTGGTTCGACTCGTTGCCGCTCGCCTGGTATCTCGAGAAAGAGGAGTTCGCGGTCGTCTGTGAGACGCCCGAGACGGTCGAGACGGCGGCCGGGAACGAGACGCGCGTTCCCCAGTCCGTCGGCGCCGAGGGGACGCCGCCGGTCGTCATCGCCCGGGCCGAACATCGGGAGGCGCTCGGCCAGCGCCTCGGCGACGGCTACCGGGTCCACGAGTTCGACATGCGGACGCCCGGCATCGAGACGGTCATGTTCGTCCGGGAGAACTGA
- a CDS encoding DUF354 domain-containing protein produces MRLLFDVTHPALVHLFRHAIDELDERGHDLLVTSRGKDVTLELLDAFDIPHVPVSRTGGSPLALAAEWAAREVRMARLARSFDPDVIVSQISPAAAHAAGLVGASCVLFTDSEAARFATRITRPFADVIWTPAGFATDLGPAHRRYDGFHELAYLHPERFDPDPTSLEAAGVDVDEPYSVVRFVSWDAHHDVGQRGFSRAAKRDLLRRLSDHGAVYLTCEGPLPDEFEEYRLPVAPEDVHDLLAYADLYVGDSQTMATEAALLGTPSVRSNSFAGADDMSNFRELESEYGLLVSTADERVAVDRAVDLLADPESADRWGRRRERLLADKVDVTDVVVDTVLAEGAEGSDGADGEDRVDGVGGVDTAESAEGVA; encoded by the coding sequence ATGAGGCTCCTCTTCGACGTCACCCACCCGGCGCTCGTCCACCTGTTCAGACACGCCATCGACGAACTGGACGAGCGCGGCCACGACCTCCTCGTCACGTCGCGGGGGAAGGACGTCACGCTGGAGCTCCTGGACGCCTTCGACATCCCGCACGTCCCCGTCTCGCGGACGGGCGGCTCGCCGCTCGCGCTCGCCGCGGAGTGGGCGGCCCGCGAGGTCCGGATGGCACGCCTCGCGCGGTCGTTCGACCCCGACGTGATTGTGAGCCAGATCAGCCCCGCGGCCGCCCACGCCGCCGGGCTGGTCGGCGCCTCGTGCGTCCTCTTCACGGACAGCGAGGCGGCGCGGTTCGCCACCCGCATCACCCGCCCGTTCGCGGACGTCATCTGGACGCCCGCGGGCTTCGCGACCGACCTCGGCCCGGCCCACCGGCGCTACGACGGCTTCCACGAGCTCGCGTACCTGCACCCGGAGCGGTTCGACCCCGATCCGACCTCCCTCGAGGCGGCCGGCGTCGACGTGGACGAGCCGTACTCGGTCGTGCGGTTCGTCTCGTGGGACGCCCACCACGACGTCGGACAGCGGGGGTTCTCCCGGGCAGCAAAACGCGACCTCCTCCGGCGGCTCTCGGACCACGGGGCGGTGTATCTCACGTGCGAGGGGCCGCTTCCGGACGAGTTCGAGGAGTACCGCCTGCCCGTCGCGCCGGAGGACGTCCACGACCTGCTGGCGTACGCCGACCTGTACGTTGGCGACTCCCAGACGATGGCGACTGAGGCCGCGTTGCTCGGCACGCCGAGCGTCCGGTCGAACTCCTTCGCCGGCGCCGACGACATGAGCAACTTCCGCGAACTGGAGTCGGAGTACGGCCTGCTCGTCTCGACGGCCGACGAGCGCGTCGCGGTCGACCGCGCCGTCGACCTGCTCGCCGACCCGGAGTCCGCCGACCGCTGGGGCCGCCGTCGCGAGCGCCTGCTCGCGGACAAGGTCGACGTGACGGACGTCGTGGTCGACACGGTGCTCGCCGAGGGGGCTGAGGGCTCGGACGGCGCGGACGGCGAGGACCGGGTGGACGGCGTGGGCGGCGTTGACACGGCCGAGAGCGCGGAGGGTGTGGCATGA